Proteins encoded together in one Candidatus Poribacteria bacterium window:
- a CDS encoding VWA domain-containing protein, whose product MTMRLAILVAIGIALAALSVGVWARSGRRRSVRSTVLLAARLGATCALLVSLAEPYASLSRAGASVVVVRDVSLSARAMGSAMDRRIDGYLSSLPSGSEAAVIDFGGLPRVIRGFRPSSEGVPVASSDASLDTGATDVAGAIALASDLLPPTGDRRILLLTDGGETQGDARSTVPRLRALGIPVAGEALASEPSADAGVLDLTLPWATRVGEPVRVRARIAGSTVTSAEVLTVLDGAVVDRRSVELKSGETLFEAVVSPPTAGEHTVEVRVRAEGDANPDNDSARAHLTAAGELRVLWVSGADVRTAAFDALSGSSDAIVEYASARSLPGDASRLGQYAVVVFDDVPADVLSHGQMAALEAYVRQHGGGWLVVGGPNTLTAGGWAKTALEDAAPVEMRPQENRRPLALLLAIDKSGSMAHESGGARKLTIAQAATASAIKALSAGDEVGILAFDARPRVASPLKPVSLASEVQRAADALEPGSGTDIVRALEEAHRVLAGSNAPRKHVVLVSDGQSEGDLPRAAATLFADGVTVSAVSVGVDAQPVLQDLATAGGGRFTAADTLSDLPSILAKETRDPLDDIHQGLSPIVAVGPRALSLPPVQPVEGYVRTSPKPTARVILKEPSGDPILADWRHGSGRAMVFMSDGGNRWARAWAQDPQFAARWRAWVRSVASGVEPSAFDVSAMVRGSELRVTVAASDSGAEKAFAATVYGPGGMETRLNLAAADGGLQATLPLVEPGAYDVVVARGEDLVRRRLSYAANAERVVVPDGGLVGSIVEATGGARSPDDAKWTRRAAVREQRDTPLWRLFLLAAIVLTLLEWVIRRVGGSRERAPSPTRPVWASRLSAAKRRDNAGRLTWAVPTPVPGEVTGHLAQLRRARDQARALDAQTEA is encoded by the coding sequence ATGACGATGAGACTGGCGATTCTCGTCGCGATAGGAATCGCTCTCGCGGCGCTCTCCGTCGGGGTGTGGGCGAGAAGCGGGCGACGTCGGAGCGTGCGCTCCACCGTACTGCTCGCCGCGCGGTTAGGAGCGACGTGCGCTCTCCTGGTCAGCCTGGCGGAACCGTACGCGTCGCTGTCACGAGCCGGCGCTTCGGTCGTGGTGGTGCGCGATGTCTCCCTCAGCGCACGAGCGATGGGCTCCGCGATGGACCGGCGCATCGATGGCTACCTGTCGAGCCTGCCCTCGGGCTCGGAAGCCGCCGTAATCGACTTCGGAGGCTTGCCTCGAGTGATTCGCGGGTTCCGCCCGTCGTCCGAGGGCGTGCCAGTCGCTTCGAGCGACGCGTCGTTGGACACGGGCGCGACGGACGTCGCCGGAGCGATTGCTCTGGCATCTGACCTTCTCCCCCCAACTGGAGACCGGCGCATCCTGTTGTTGACCGACGGCGGTGAGACACAGGGAGACGCGCGGTCGACGGTCCCGCGTCTTCGCGCGCTGGGCATTCCCGTTGCCGGTGAAGCGCTGGCTTCGGAGCCATCCGCAGACGCCGGAGTTCTCGATTTGACGCTGCCGTGGGCGACCCGCGTCGGGGAACCGGTGCGTGTCCGCGCTCGAATCGCCGGTTCCACCGTCACGTCCGCCGAAGTCCTGACGGTGCTCGACGGAGCCGTCGTGGACCGCCGTTCCGTCGAGCTGAAATCCGGTGAGACGCTCTTCGAGGCGGTTGTGTCGCCTCCGACAGCAGGCGAGCACACGGTCGAAGTCCGAGTGCGCGCGGAAGGCGATGCAAACCCGGACAACGACAGCGCGCGAGCCCACTTGACCGCCGCCGGCGAACTGCGCGTGCTCTGGGTGAGCGGCGCAGACGTGAGGACGGCGGCGTTCGACGCGTTGTCCGGATCATCCGACGCCATCGTCGAGTACGCGTCGGCGCGAAGTCTTCCCGGCGACGCGTCGCGTCTGGGTCAGTACGCGGTGGTAGTCTTCGACGACGTGCCGGCGGACGTCTTGTCCCACGGACAGATGGCTGCGCTCGAGGCGTATGTCCGGCAGCACGGCGGCGGTTGGCTCGTGGTTGGCGGGCCCAACACGCTCACCGCCGGAGGCTGGGCAAAGACCGCCCTGGAGGATGCCGCGCCGGTCGAGATGCGTCCGCAGGAGAACCGGCGACCGCTGGCGCTGCTCCTGGCGATCGACAAGTCGGGCAGCATGGCGCACGAGTCGGGCGGGGCCCGCAAGCTGACCATCGCGCAGGCGGCAACGGCATCCGCGATCAAAGCGCTCTCCGCCGGCGACGAGGTGGGTATCCTGGCATTCGACGCTCGGCCGCGCGTCGCTTCGCCGCTCAAGCCCGTCTCGCTCGCGTCGGAAGTCCAGCGCGCGGCAGACGCTCTGGAGCCCGGCAGCGGAACCGACATCGTCCGAGCGCTTGAGGAGGCGCATCGCGTTCTGGCAGGTTCCAACGCCCCGAGGAAGCATGTCGTGCTCGTGTCGGACGGACAGTCCGAGGGCGACCTCCCGAGAGCCGCCGCGACGCTCTTCGCTGACGGCGTCACCGTGTCCGCCGTCTCCGTCGGCGTCGACGCCCAGCCCGTTCTTCAAGACCTGGCGACTGCCGGTGGTGGGCGGTTCACCGCCGCCGACACGCTGTCGGACCTGCCATCGATTCTCGCCAAGGAAACCCGCGACCCGCTGGATGACATCCACCAGGGGCTGTCTCCCATCGTGGCGGTGGGACCGCGCGCGCTGTCGTTGCCGCCGGTGCAGCCGGTCGAGGGATACGTCCGAACGTCTCCGAAACCGACGGCGAGGGTGATCCTGAAGGAGCCGTCCGGCGATCCCATTCTCGCGGACTGGCGTCACGGCTCCGGCAGGGCGATGGTCTTCATGTCCGATGGCGGGAACCGTTGGGCTCGAGCCTGGGCACAGGACCCGCAGTTCGCCGCGCGTTGGCGTGCGTGGGTTCGGTCCGTGGCTTCGGGCGTCGAGCCGTCTGCGTTCGATGTCAGCGCGATGGTGCGGGGCTCCGAGCTGAGGGTCACCGTCGCCGCCTCGGATTCGGGCGCCGAGAAGGCGTTCGCGGCAACTGTCTACGGACCCGGAGGGATGGAGACGCGGCTGAACCTCGCCGCCGCCGATGGTGGGCTCCAGGCGACCTTGCCGCTAGTCGAGCCAGGCGCCTATGATGTCGTCGTCGCCCGAGGCGAGGATTTGGTCCGGCGCCGGCTCTCGTATGCCGCCAACGCGGAGCGAGTGGTTGTCCCGGACGGCGGTCTGGTCGGTTCCATCGTGGAAGCGACCGGAGGAGCCCGGTCACCGGACGACGCCAAGTGGACTCGACGCGCGGCGGTTCGGGAGCAGCGCGACACGCCGCTCTGGAGGCTGTTCCTCCTCGCCGCTATCGTCTTGACGTTGCTGGAATGGGTCATCCGGCGGGTAGGAGGGTCACGCGAGCGGGCTCCGTCGCCGACCAGACCCGTGTGGGCGAGTCGGCTGTCGGCGGCAAAGCGCCGCGACAACGCGGGGCGGCTGACGTGGGCGGTCCCAACTCCGGTTCCCGGAGAGGTGACAGGTCACCTTGCCCAACTGCGGCGCGCGCGCGACCAGGCGCGGGCGCTCGATGCTCAGACGGAGGCGTAG
- a CDS encoding HEAT repeat domain-containing protein codes for MLRRRRSGMRRRELPKPTATRIFDIPAEVRRADRNERVRHGVRTYEEPFEVASVLRAYGVRVLSAMQPNANEALRELANHQDARVRTAVVEELLQHQDVSALQMISHLADSDDAPTVREAAQRSLQGLQVVAARIAADTQRSEVPLFETGEAYVPEAPVRDPPGDQPPESPPEPASTSS; via the coding sequence ATGCTCAGACGGAGGCGTAGCGGTATGCGACGTCGCGAGCTCCCGAAGCCCACGGCGACGAGGATCTTCGACATCCCGGCAGAGGTGCGTCGCGCCGACCGCAACGAGCGCGTTCGACACGGCGTCCGAACCTACGAAGAACCGTTCGAGGTCGCCTCGGTCTTGCGCGCCTACGGTGTCCGCGTGTTGTCGGCGATGCAGCCGAACGCGAACGAAGCGCTTCGAGAGTTGGCGAACCATCAGGATGCCCGCGTCCGAACAGCGGTCGTCGAGGAGCTGCTTCAGCACCAAGACGTGTCCGCCTTGCAGATGATCTCGCACCTAGCCGACAGCGACGACGCCCCCACCGTGCGCGAAGCCGCGCAACGGAGCCTGCAAGGGCTTCAGGTGGTCGCCGCACGGATCGCGGCGGACACCCAGCGTTCCGAGGTTCCCCTCTTCGAGACGGGCGAGGCGTACGTGCCCGAAGCCCCGGTTCGTGATCCTCCCGGGGATCAACCACCCGAATCGCCACCGGAACCGGCATCGACGTCGTCATAG